From the Toxoplasma gondii ME49 chromosome VIIa, whole genome shotgun sequence genome, one window contains:
- the HDAC5 gene encoding histone deacetylase HDAC5 (encoded by transcript TGME49_202230~Gene product name based on ToxoDB Community Expert Annotation.) → MVDASEGSSKEEEAGHVPHVEVESARNCGEAWTKTRSSPFTSVWHISGETGAAAGHCREGSLHKLIATNNISGVRLWLSNPFCRSMINDLNHAGETPLHVAVQCCSPRILSLLLDPPPLQISPSLLASCSLRLPRPLAGTAEPPSGAPASSNEGAPLGGSAEEVADAGVASLKTQQPFSAETAISSVVATDAAAACDQLAMAAAARVDFSLSVDGIPTLHLLIGRTAFGGARGEDAMECLKRILLHIGRFQPGAADRCPRCSPGKTKPTACGRERSGVKAESVAFECGDHVSDPQAGGLRESQISHPGLGGQQEYGCQCCGGTLGSLDSRRKKEMREARDRVCCPEVFTVERQTSAADSVMLDLEEMDLQGRTALHLACSFGVSPVAELLLHAGASPWARRLGLGQLPIHSAIDADDPACCLLLLRHTLPCRFFVNFSCICGRRCDSGATGGRQAPVNTLALKRSPAATKFVFQLVRRCVRRGAWRCFRALLLYPTESSACFSGSVEGGDKAEGLQPGGSNSAASRRCEVENLGRKEDACERQGGRVRCVTKDVAASWCSGLHGLLDGEVRAWLYLREEARRAGALLDLKEQLQRVVTTSPACCQAAAASWTAVPASPCDGHKFGVKSESETGLLLSLFGTHGDAEGKTAKRGEGRTMVVTHALCLEHLPLPEPADMPLKRHKLMQRFPENPSRLEVVTSDRCGILRTREFSPLLWMDDPMPASLSDILRVHSMSYIARLKLRVEDAFGISTRLPSLSPPLSYAPGQTAAAATATGAEALAAAAAALDSKLQKEQYEKQKRQQIENVGSAGRYSFVFADGDTPVTCFSWAAAVHAAGAVIAAVDAVCERKCRNAFCAVRPPGHHLGNWGAAQTASNQLTDEDIAAGSQGFCLLNNVAIGAAYAKYNYARKGIRRIAIVDFDVHHGNGTEQIIRNVGMKIRKVKQPQGAALRLYRRAADELRGTSTLVSSNLSRDAPAAGDNSAHCGPDPCEVDATGSEKTPSQGYHVGDGGKVSAALPPQLAGPVDVPQWMGWRDERDAEELFFASIHAFDGTFYPGTGADCEDFSGPVVINVNILPHPTGPSLHKCCRCQKCSGRPCAGGAHRRCPRGRDAGVSYANASPMEVEMAARTPDVPVQVSWSCHFCRHPTLAPSSVAARRLFLKRIIRPLLRFGPDLLFISAGFDGHAQDQIGGAFGGFAEEDFRFFTHALVRCAERTCEGRVVSVLEGGYSVSGGVSSTLAASVKEHLRGLMRTPAGGSCFAGALGSEQPGNEAHEAAPRESSLSFPGKNGWEEDIEVGDAATSDVTASDVEESWQLIEGENTGMDGADSSDALLDEGSRRNGSDDGPSADALSHRRPREAKTLDGCASPGPHSSTETASEASGHCEREHSADFPPGADACRSRGTEHRSPTNAFASSASAPSAQRYGDSATVNNNDLLTLRALCRGTDGCLR, encoded by the exons ATGGTAGATGCCTCCGAAGGTTCCtcgaaggaggaggaagcgggGCATGTCCCGCATGTGGAGGTCGAGAGTGCAAGGAATTGTGGGGAAGCATGGACGAAAACGCGCTCTTCCCCCTTCACGTCTGTGTGGCATATCTCCGGCGAGACCGGGGCAGCCGCTGGGCATTGCCGCGAGGGGTCTCTGCACAAGTTGATTGCCACCAACAACATTTCGGGCGTCCGGCTCTGGCTGTCCAATCCATTCTGCAGGAGCATGATCAACGATCTAAACCATGCGG GAGAAACGCCGCTGCATGTCGCGGTCCAGTGCTGCAGTCCTCGGATCCTGTCGTTGCTGCTGGACCCGCCGCCTCTTCAGATTTCGCCTTCGTTGCTCGCTTCATGTTCCCTTCGACTGCCTCGGCCACTCGCTGGCACAGCGGAGCCGCCGTCTGGTGCCCCAGCGTCGTCGAACGAGGGAGCGCCTCTCGGGGGCTCCGCTGAGGAAGTTGCAGACGCCGGCGTGGCTTCCTTAAAGACGCAGCAGCCTTTTTCTGCGGAAACAGCCATCAGCAGCGTTGTTGCAACGGATGCTGCAGCCGCATGCGATCAGTTGGCGATGGCCGCGGCAGCCCGTGTGGATTTCAGCCTCTCAGTTGATGGCATTCCTACACTGCACTTGTTGATTGGGCGTACGGCCTTTGGAGGCGCGAGGGGCGAAGACGCCATGGAGTGCCTGAAACGTATTTTGCTCCACATCGGGCGGTTCCAGCCCGGTGCAGCTGACCGGTGCCCACGGTGCTCGCCtgggaagacgaagccgaCCGCATGCGGTCGCGAGCGGAGTGGCGTGAAGGCGGAGTCTGTCGCTTTTGAATGCGGGGACCATGTTTCAGATCCTCAGGCGGGTGGCCTCAGGGAATCCCAAATTTCGCATCCTGGCCTGGGAGGGCAGCAAGAGTATGGCTGCCAGTGTTGCGGCGGAACGTTGGGGTCTCTGGAttcgcgaagaaaaaaagaaatgcGCGAGGCCCGGGACAGGGTGTGCTGTCCGGAGGTGTTCACCGTGGAGAGACAAACCTCCGCCGCAGACAGCGTTATGCTAGACTTGGAGGAAATGGACCTGCAGGGCCGAACTGCTCTTCACCTCGCCTGTTCCTTCGGAGTTAGTCCGGTGGcggagctgctgctgcatgcaggggcGTCGCCCTGGGCGCGGCGCCTCGGCCTCGGCCAGCTCCCCATCCACTCGGCTATCGACGCAGACGATCCAGCTTGttgcctccttcttctccggcaCACATTGCCCTGTAGGTTTTTCGTGAATTTCTCATGTATCTGCGGAAGACGCTGCGACAGCGGCGCCACTGGTGGGCGGCAAGCCCCTGTCAACACGCTGGCGCTGAAACGCTCGCCTGCAGCCACCAAGTTCGTTTTCCAGCTTGTTCGCCGCTGCGTCAGACGCGGCGCCTGGAGGTGCTTCCGGGCGCTGCTGCTGTACCCGACGGAGAGCTCTGCGTGTTTCTCAGGATCGGTTGAGGGCGGTGACAAAGCAGAAGGCCTGCAGCCGGGGGGAAGTAACAGTGCAGCGTCGCGTCGGTGTGAAGTGGAGAATTTGGGCAGGAAAGAGGACGCATGTGAGAGGCAGGGGGGCAGGGTTCGGTGTGTGACTAAAGACGTTGCGGCCTCTTGGTGTTCGGGATTGCATGGGCTTCTGGATGGCGAGGTTCGCGCCTGGCTTTACCTtagagaagaggcgcgaaggGCAGGCGCTCTGCTCGACTTGaaagagcagctgcagcgcgtTGTGACGACGAGTCCCGCATGCTGTCAAGCGGCCGCCGCTTCCTGGACTGCTGTTCCGGCTTCACCATGCGATGGTCACAAGTTCGGtgtgaagagcgagagcgaaacCGGACTGCTGCTGTCGCTTTTTGGAACCCATGGCGATGCGGAAGGAAAGACTGCCAAGCGAGGGGAAGGCCGGACCATGGTCGTCACCCATGCGTTATGTTTGGAGCACCTGCCTCTTCCTGAGCCTGCTGACATGCCTttgaagagacacaaactcATGCAGAGATTCCCGGAGAATCCGAGTCGATTGGAG GTTGTCACCTCAGATCGGTGTGGTATACTCCGGACGCGTGAGTTTTCTCCACTGCTCTGGATGGACGATCCAAtgcctgcgtctctgtcggaCATCTTGAGGGTCCACTCCATGTCCTACATCGCCCGCCTCAAGCTCAG AGTGGAGGATGCGTTCGGCATCAGCACGCGATTGCCTTCACTCTCCCCTCCTCTTTCGTACGCGCCCGGCCAGACGGCGGCGGCTGCGACCGCTACAGGGGCAGAGGCTTtggctgccgctgctgcagcatTAGATTCGAAGTTGCAGAAGGAACAATATGAAAAACAGAAGCGCCAGCAGATCGAGAACGTCGGCTCTGCAGGCCGGTACAGCTTTGTTTTCGCTGATGGAGATACTCCGGTCACCTGCTTTAGCTGGGCCGCAGCAGTCCACGCGGCTGGTGCGGTCATTGCGGCGGTGGACGCCGTCTGTGAGAGGAAATGCAGAAACGCCTTCTGTGCTGTTCGACCTCCTGGGCATCACCTCGGCAACTGGGGAGCTGCTCAAACTGCGTCGAACCAGCTCACAGATGAAGATATCGC GGCAGGGAGCCAGGGCTTCTGTTTGCTGAACAACGTAGCCATCGGTGCGGCGTATGCAAAGTACAATTATGCGAGAAAAG GGATCCGGCGAATCGCCATTGTCGACTTCGATGTTCACCACGGCAACGGGACTGAGCAAATTATCCGGAATGTCGGCATGAAAATTCGGAAAGTGAAGCAA CCTCAGGGCGCGGCTCTCCGTCTGTACAGGCGGGCAGCAGACGAGCTTCGAGGCACCTCCACACTGGTATCAAGTAACTTGTCACGGGATGCGCCGGCGGCTGGTGATAACTCTGCTCATTGTGGTCCGGACCCGTGTGAAGTGGACGCCACCGGTTCTGAGAAAACACCTTCGCAAGGCTACCACGTGGGAGATGGGGGGAAAGTCTCGGCAGCGCTGCCGCCGCAGCTTGCAGGCCCCGTGGACGTTCCCCAATGGATGGGTTGGCGGGACGAGCGAGATGCAGAAgagcttttcttcgcttccatcCACG cCTTTGATGGAACCTTCTATCCGGGAACAGGAGCAGACTGCGAAGATTTCA gCGGACCCGTGGTGATTAACGTGAACATTTTGCCTCACCCAACCGGCCCCTCCCTCCACAAATGTTGCCGGTGTCAGAAGTGCTCTGGAAGGCCCTGCGCTGGGGGTGCCCACCGCCGTTGTCCCCGCGGCCGAGATGCAGGCGTCAGTTACGCAAATGCCTCTCCGATGGAGGTGGAAATGGCCGCGCGCACGCCTGATGTCCCAGTGCAGGTCTCGTGGTCTTGTCACTTTTGTCGCCATCCGACTCTcgctccttcgtctgtcgccGCAAGGAGACTGTTCTTAAAGCGAATCATCCGcccccttcttcgttttggTCCCGACCTGCTCTTCATATCAGCAG GTTTCGACGGCCATGCCCAAGACCAAATTGGGGGAGCGTTTGGAGGTTTCGCAGAAGAAGATTTCCGGTTTttcacgcatgcactggtGCGATGTGCGGAGCGCACTTGCGAGGGGCGTGTTGTAAGCGTGTTGGAAGGCGGATACAGCGTCAGCGGTGGCGTTTCGAGCACGTTAGCTGCTTCCGTGAAAGAGCATCTCAGAGGCCTCATGAGGACACCCGCCGGCGGGTCTTGCTTTGCGGGTGCCCTCGGGAGCGAGCAGCCTGGTAATGAAGCGCATGAGGCCGCACCTAGAGaatcttcgctttctttcccAGGAAAAAACGGATGGGAAGAAGACATCGAGGTCGGCGATGCAGCCACCAGCGACGTCACAGCAAGCGACGTTGAGGAGAGCTGGCAGTTgatcgaaggagagaacacagGGATGGACGGCGCGGACAGCAGCGACGCTCTTTTGGACGAAGGCAGCAGGAGGAACGGTTCGGACGACGGCCCAAGTGCCGACGCCCTCAGTCACAGGCGtccgagagaagcaaaaacaCTCGATGGATGCGCGTCCCCTGGTCCGCACTCGTCAACCGAGACTGCAAGCGAAGCCAGCGGTCACTGCGAGCGGGAGCACTCTGCAGATTTCCCGCCTGGCGCGGACGCGTGTCGGTCTCGTGGCACGGAACACAG GTCTCCGACGAACGCCTTTGCCTCCTCTGCAAGTGCGCCGAGCGCGCAACGATACGGCGATTCAGCAACAGTGAACAACAACGACCTTCTCACGCTGCGAGCTTTGTGCCGCGGAACCGATGGCTGTCTGCGATGA
- a CDS encoding hypothetical protein (encoded by transcript TGME49_202220), producing the protein MAHSEISLFAEQLDELCGGSVSSRAGRRDDARLSTLDTSILRGRQAGDAHEPRRKNRCGRSVGTRDRLTEAALSPTAAACEAALLSCNSFNSYRLATVIPPEPGRGTWEGDNFDADPESLSLQEIASRGSRRPLRRVPQRGRHRSLADTDVSKRPLLSTAQLVALLNARSSGNSVSPCSRGDELSFFGAEAGAVSERKNVTSSLAGVSSLREGLASTDGGGSPHLWKDSGTVCAGKEALLSADLEYPFSARTPISAALANDVLTAAAAAAAKEEAAALQSARDALGSAVFRQAVATAKAEEEQKHLLQLLAKQAEQQAVVSRELESLRNSQKALAQQQEQLQLKQDLLQRQEASNVYAQLQRERDILENQHAKLLKGFSELQLQKATLTPTRDNETGLQVSTEISKLQPASPALPSSVSSPAASHASSPLVRGVCATAERPTATTTRLSSSPAPSSKDQSEAAPLALKVGGAPRGPPPEQTSNLPVSVHVSKTVTTPPMPRVSPDPRLGPASGPSPIRVVRALAGKQPLICTEKQGKVVSSTPVSRAPRVSYPGLQRPFSVPVQHMSRQAASVATVSPAASRPSEGVPFSSSKTTLGGLCAAVCCGGPPSTISSPHGMHATEYPILPTVSVPAAIRSSSVPLTPAVGASGPRAASQGWPRAATRPLQTSLHSTVGAEVGAIVGSQPVGFDANATTVSSSSASPVPRVYYRTRFGARAGQPSVTVPVPPHSQPGPYVTYRPLFAFPQQSSWLSPLSVPGVVLGPPRSASSDTCAPPSPVAPVQAGTTPVNPSAPVVEFCQPVESERGFSPLLRPRGRDFQRERSQPDRRRESFSNERGKQPENSTISGTEGWVKFESPREEPWELEDAASVSGRVLELRHQRRQLQKQRQALLQQHFEREEVERERMKRKEEEDRAVVKKEQKLHRCREGDCPEQGSERSPSVSGVKTNARRTGKPEKQRTRTATTGVQTGHPAAASASQVSCVFRSSPAASPTRQGRGDVATLESPPEFCHWPQPPGTGKEACLQTRLQERWGLAAPGNSSDMSAVTAAAAAAAAEAARAAARRAADGVQEAAAAILEPIQPIQKRLVQLFGSRAPSRRENMRRYVLPQSTSHLTYYYPSVGVSTGAGPQGMPPYAWGVPRVVTEATR; encoded by the coding sequence ATGGCACATTCTGAGATATCCTTATTCGCCGAACAGCTGGACGAGCTCTGTGGCGGCAGCGTGTCGTCTCGCGCAGGCCGTCGCGACGATGCAAGACTTTCGACCCTCGACACCTCGATTCTCCGAGGCAGGCAGGCCGGCGACGCTCATGAGCCACGGCGAAAGAACCGCTGCGGACGGAGTGTGGGCACGCGCGACAGATTGACTGAAGCTGCCCTCTCCCCCAcagccgctgcatgcgaggcGGCCCTTCTTAGTTGCAATAGCTTCAACAGCTACCGCTTGGCAACGGTTATCCCACCGGAGCCCGGGCGCGGCACATGGGAAGGCGACAACTTCGATGCAGACCCTGAAAGTCTTTCCTTGCAGGAAATCGCTTCCAGGGGAAGTCGTCGACCGCTGCGGAGGGTACCCCAAAGAGGGCGGCACCGATCGCTCGCTGACACGGATGTTTCCAAGCGGCCGCTTTTGTCGACTGCGCAACTTGTGGCCCTGTTGAACGCGAGATCTAGCGGTAACTCTGTGTCCCCCTGCAGCAGAGGTGACGAGCTAAGTTTCTTTGGCGCTGAGGCTGGCGCAGTTTCGGAGCGCAAAAACGTCACTTCGAGTCTTGCCGGGGTTTCGTCCCTCCGCGAGGGTCTTGCGTCCACAGATGGAGGGGGCAGCCCACACCTTTGGAAAGATTCCGGCACGGTTTGCGCTGGAAAAGAGGCGCTGCTGAGTGCAGATCTCGAGTATCCGTTCTCGGCACGCACTCCAATTTCGGCCGCTCTTGCCAATGATGTTCTCACTGCGGCTGCAGCGGCAGCCGCcaaagaagaggcggcaGCGCTGCAGTCTGCGCGAGACGCGCTGGGGAGCGCTGTCTTCAGGCAAGCCGTGGCGACCGCAAAGGCtgaggaggaacagaagcaCCTGCTTCAGCTGCTGGCCAAGCAGGCGGAACAACAGGCGGTTGTCTCGCGGGAGTTGGAGAGCCTCCGGAACAGCCAAAAGGCTCTAGCGCAGCAGCAAGAGCAGCTGCAGTTGAAGCAGGATCTTCTTCAGCGACAAGAAGCTTCAAATGTATATGCGCAGCTCCAGCGAGAGCGCGATATCCTCGAGAACCAGCATGCCAAGCTGCTTAAAGGCTTCTCagagctgcagctgcagaaagcgACTTTGACCCCGACGCGAGACAACGAGACAGGTCTCCAGGTGTCCACGGAGATATCGAAACTGCAGCCAGCCTCACCTGCCCTTCCGTCATCTGTGAGCAGCCCTGCTGCTTCGCACGCCTCGAGTCCACTCGTTCGGGGTGTCTGCGCAACAGCAGAACGCCCGACGGCCACAACGACGCGGCTTTCTTCAAGCCCCGCCCCGTCGTCCAAAGACCAATCGGAAGCCGCTCCACTCGCCCTCAAGGTCGGTGGGGCGCCCCGAGGACCGCCTCCTGAACAGACTTCGAACCTCcctgtgtctgtgcatgttAGCAAAACTGTTACCACGCCACCGATGCCGCGAGTCTCCCCCGACCCTAGGCTCGGCCCGGCTTCGGGTCCGAGCCCGATTCGAGTCGTTCGAGCGCTCGCAGGGAAACAGCCGTTGATTtgcacagagaaacaagggAAAGTCGTGTCTTCAACGCCTGTATCGCGTGCACCACGTGTGAGTTACCCAGGTCTTCAGCGCCCCTTTTCAGTTCCTGTCCAGCACATGAGCCGACAAGCCGCTTCGGTGGCCACAGTCTCGCCGGCAGCTTCTCGACCATCGGAAGGCGTCCCTTTTTCCAGCTCGAAAACCACCCTAGGCGGGCTCTGCGCAGCTGTCTGCTGCGGCGGCCCACCCTCGACGATCTCGTCTCCCCACGGAATGCATGCTACCGAATACCCGATTCTTCCGACTGTTTCCGTCCCGGCAGCAATACGGTCGTCTTCAGTTCCCCTTACCCCGGCCGTCGGCGCGAGCGGTCCTCGCGCAGCTTCACAAGGGTGGCCACGCGCCGCTACCAGGCCTCTTCAGACGTCGTTGCATTCAACGGTCGGTGCTGAGGTCGGCGCAATCGTAGGCTCCCAGCCTGTGGGTTTTGACGCGAATGCCACGACggtttcgtcctcttccgcgTCGCCGGTCCCGCGGGTCTATTACCGGACTCGTTTCGGTGCCCGCGCGGGACAGCCTTCTGTCACAGTTCCTGTGCCTCCTCATAGCCAGCCAGGCCCATACGTGACCTACCGGCCGCTGTTTGCCTTCCCGCAGCAGTCGTCGTGGCTCAGTCCGCTCTCAGTGCCAGGTGTGGTTTTAGGCCCCCCTCGATCCGCGAGTTCGGACACTTGCGCCCCTCCCTCCCCAGTTGCTCCCGTGCAAGCGGGAACGACTCCAGTGAATCCCTCTGCACCAGTTGTTGAATTTTGCCAGCCTGTTGAGAGCGAGAGGGGCTTTTCCCCGTTGCTGAGGCCGCGTGGTCGCGATTTTCAGCGTGAGCGTTCTCAGCcggacagaagacgagagtcTTTCTCCAACGAACGAGGAAAGCAACCGGAAAACAGCACCATCAGCGGCACGGAGGGTTGGGTGAAATTTGAGAGTCCGAGAGAGGAACCGTGGGAGCTGGAAGATGCTGCCTCCGTGAGTGGACGCGTTCTAGAACTCCGACACCAGCGccggcagctgcagaagcagcgccAAGCGCTATTACAACAGCATTTTGAGCGGGAAGAGGTCGAGCGCGAAAGGATGAAAcgcaaggaggaagaagatcgCGCTGTagtgaagaaagaacagaagcTCCACCGCTGCCGTGAGGGGGACTGCCCGGAACAAGGGTCTGAACGAAGCCCGTCCGTTTCTGGCGTAAAAACGAACGCGCGTAGGACGGGGAAACCGGAGAAACAGCGCACCCGGACCGCAACGACAGGTGTGCAGACAGGCCATCCGGCGGCGGCTTCTGCAAGCCAGGtttcctgcgtttttcgTTCCAGTCCCGCGGCATCTCCCACACGTCAAGGCAGGGGTGACGTGGCGACACTTGAGAGCCCACCAGAGTTTTGCCACTGGCCTCAGCCACCAGGAACCGGGAAGGAAGCCTGTCTGCAGACGCGGCTTCAGGAGCGATGGGGACTCGCTGCACCTGGCAACTCGTCCGACATGTCCGCAGTGACGGCTGCtgcggctgcagctgctgcagaagcCGCGCGGGCAGCGGCGCGACGAGCGGCTGACGGAGTGCAGGAGGCAGCTGCTGCAATTCTCGAGCCCATTCAACCGATCCAGAAACGACTGGTGCAGCTCTTCGGCAGCCGTGCGCCGTCTCGACGTGAGAATATGAGGCGGTACGTGCTCCCGCAATCCACGTCGCATCTGACCTACTACTACCCTTCAGTGGGCGTGTCCACAGGCGCTGGCCCTCAAGGAATGCCCCCTTATGCATGGGGAGTGCCTCGTGTGGTTACCGAAGCAACGCGGTAG
- a CDS encoding nucleoside diphosphate kinase (encoded by transcript TGME49_202210) produces MVPDTWVFHVTWCDHQADMVKELSLSYNRSDNSVELYDPKLRRLFLKRTPASIPLEGHLYLGNTVTIFSRQLKIVDYGDECTRSDLAPRFRKAAVIVKPHAQKHLGCILQRLTDSGFILSGIQTVQLDHQKAKRLLDIMKSPQSQPENNDTAEQTDADTQTLTDGRAVVVEIVGHDSKQRLEYIVGAEDPAQARQQSPSSLRAAYGISRTQNAVLWSALEDDSLRHLPEFLSATSAATLHEIGRDCSCCVIKPSALRHAGKIVDEILTHGFRITAIQSFHLSRNAADEFYEVYKTVLAEYSQMIDELTQGVCLAMQVEHEENDSVARLRQLSGPHDPELAKCVRPQSLRAKFGSDRVRNAVHCTDLVGDALLETQYFFSLLARSQQ; encoded by the exons ATGGTACCAGACACGTGGGTATTCCACGTCACCTGGTGCGACCACCAGGCTGATATGGTCAAGGAGCTCTCTTTGTCTTACAATCGATCAGACAACTCTGTTGAGCTGTACGACCCTAAGCTTCGACGACTTTTTCTAAAACGAACACCTGCCTCGATACCTCTGGAAGGGCACTTGTACTTAGGCAATACCGTTACAATATTCTCGCGACAACTAAAGATCGTTGATTATGGTGATGAGTGCACGCGTTCTGATCTCGCCCCTCGATTCCGCAAAGCGGCCGTGATTGTAAAGCCACACGCACAAAAACATCTTGGGTGCATCCTGCAGCGACTGACTGACAGCGGCTTCATCTTATCGGGCATACAAACGGTGCAACTGGACCATCAGAAAGCCAAACGGTTGCTTGACATCATGAAAAGTCCGCAGTCCCAACCCGAGAATAACGATACAGCCGAACAGACAGACGCTGACACCCAGACCTTAACTGATGGAAGGGCGGTCGTCGTAGAGATCGTCGGGCATGATTCCAAACAACG TTTGGAATACATTGTCGGCGCAGAGGATCCTGCTCAGGCGCGGCAACAGTCACCAAGCAGCTTACGAGCAGCTTACGGTATCTCGAGGACTCAGAATGCTGTTCTCTGGAGCGCGCTGGAAGATGATAGCCTTCGGCACCTGCCGGAATTTTTGTCGGCCACCTCAGCGGCCACACTTCATGAGATCGGCCGCgactgcagctgctgcgtgATAAAACCTTCGGCACTCAGACACGCTGGAAAGATAGTTGACGAGATCCTGACTCACGGATTCAGAATCACTGCTATCCAGTCATTTCATTTAAGCCGGAACGCTGCGGACGAGTTCTATGAGGTCTACAAAACTGTTCTCGCTGAATACTCTCAG ATGATCGACGAGCTAACTCAGGGCGTTTGCCTAGCGATGCAGGTTGAgcacgaagaaaacgattcTGTCGCCCGACTGCGCCAACTCTCAG GACCACATGACCCGGAATTGGCAAAGTGTGTGCGTCCGCAAAGCCTTCGCGCAAAATTTGGCTCCGATCGTGTTCGTAACGCTGTCCACTGCACAGATCTTGTAGGCGACGCCCTTCTTGAGACTCAGtactttttttctctccttgcaCGCTCCCAGCAATGA
- a CDS encoding hypothetical protein (encoded by transcript TGME49_202205~Signal peptide predicted by SignalP 2.0 HMM (probability 1.000) with cleavage site probability 0.819 at residue 24) has translation MRYARGLLLVCACALCRLVLEATAESGRATIRVTQDYDEDEAESRAESAIADLEEADKREEEIDEKIQSSHDAADEAEIEEEVAETAVAEKAIAAEDAMHNASPDGNLERLMSELVAATYELRSVNQKLKLLD, from the exons ATGAGATACGCTCGTGGATTGCTTCTGGTTTGTGCCTGCGCACTCTGCCGCCTGGTTCTCGAAGCAACTGCTGAATCCGGACGGGCTACCATTCGGGTAACTCAAGACTATGAC GAAGATGAAGCCGAATCGCGAGCAGAAAGTGCGATTGCTGACTTGGAAGAAGCGGACAAACG agaagaggaaataGATGAGAAAATACAGTCAAGTCACGATGCCGCTGATGAGGCTGAGATTGAAGAG GAAGTCGCTGAGACAGCAGTTGCTGAAAAAGCCATCGCTGCCGAAGATGCA ATGCACAATGCATCTCCAGACGGAAATTTGGAGAGACTCATGTCCGAACTCGTTGCG GCAACGTACGAATTGCGCTCGGTCAACCAG AAGCTGAAACTGCTTGACTAA